A single window of Nocardia higoensis DNA harbors:
- the nrdR gene encoding transcriptional regulator NrdR: protein MHCPYCRHPDSRVVDSREAEEGAAIRRRRSCPTCGRRFTTVETAILSVVKRSGVTEPFSREKVIRGVRRACQGREVDDDALNLLAQKVEDAVRAKGSPEVPSHEVGLAILGPLRDLDEVAYLRFASVYRSFTSAEDFEREISAMRAARAGAGASAE, encoded by the coding sequence ATGCACTGCCCGTACTGCCGACACCCCGACTCCCGGGTCGTCGACTCGCGCGAAGCCGAGGAAGGTGCGGCGATCCGCAGGCGGCGTTCCTGTCCCACCTGTGGGCGCCGGTTCACCACCGTCGAGACCGCCATACTCTCGGTGGTCAAGCGCAGCGGCGTCACCGAGCCGTTCAGCCGCGAGAAGGTCATTCGTGGCGTGCGCCGCGCCTGCCAGGGCAGGGAGGTCGACGACGACGCGCTGAACCTGCTGGCCCAGAAAGTCGAGGACGCGGTCCGCGCGAAGGGCTCGCCGGAGGTTCCCAGCCACGAGGTCGGCCTGGCCATCCTCGGTCCGCTGCGCGATCTCGACGAGGTGGCCTATCTGCGCTTCGCCTCGGTCTACCGGTCGTTCACCTCGGCCGAGGATTTCGAGCGCGAGATCAGCGCCATGCGGGCGGCCCGAGCGGGCGCGGGCGCTTCGGCGGAGTGA